The Opisthocomus hoazin isolate bOpiHoa1 chromosome 27, bOpiHoa1.hap1, whole genome shotgun sequence DNA segment CTTCAGtggtttttgttgctgctgttgtttttttcccaaaataaaacttacatttgggcttattttctttctaaatatacCATCTTTAGATAGGATATTTTAATCTACAACCCTCACATAGTATTATATTTCAGGATAGGTGTATTATTAGAGCACTTGGTTGCCCATCTGAATAGACTCGTCCTATGACTTCACTGGTtgatccttaaaaataaaaaagtccaaGCTGTGGAGTAGGTCCTCTACCTAAAAACACATGGTGCACTTTACCTATCTTGCAGATTGGTTCTGAGAATAAGGAAGTCTGAACACTGTTACATGTAAGTATTATGTTATTACAGGATGATTTTCAGGACCTGTACTTAGATCCTACGTGCTTATCTCCAACCCTGCAGCAGAGTGAACACATACACATCCCCACACTGCATTTACCTTCTGTCACTGCAGACTTCAAAAGAGCCTCTCCTTGCAGATTTTCTGAGATATCTCCCCGAAGAAGCTGCCTAGATCGGGATCCTTGGGAATGGTCTTCAAACCCATTCATTTCAGCCATTTCTAGATAAATCTGTTGCTTCTCAATTAGACTTTGCATAATCAGGTCATCTTCAACGTTCAAACGCtctaaaggaagaaataaactCAGTTCTGCCTTCCTAATCACCGTCAGAGTACAATGTTCAATTTGGAAGATTACTATTCATTTTATGGTCAGAGCATCGAATGCAGAGATATAATTAACAGCTAAGGGGAAAACTCATGGAGCATACAGAGCTTATTAAACTTATTTAATGTAACTTTTTCTATGTAGCCTTGCACTACCTTGAAGGACTTATGAAGGAGAAACTTGATCACATCGTGTGATAAAAGAATAAGACATAAATCACAAATGATGCCGAGCAGCAGTTCATGGAATACGTAACTAAGTCATTACCTTGAAAATCTTTTAACTTAGCAGCTCTCGCTTCAGCCAGCctcctctcttcttcaggttCATTAAATGTTTCTCCTTCTTCATCAGGACAGCTGTAAAAAGGGGGAGACAGATATATGTTTGATTTACACATTACATAAAACTATCTCAGCATTCAACTTGAAGCTTTTGCCCAGGATGCAGTTTATCTTGTGCACCGTTCTTCTTCCCTTATCCAAAGCCCTGTTGCATTTCACATCAGTGAgccaatttttttgtttattttttagaaaaagcagaataaagtctTTGGCTGGTTTTTATTGCATCTTTGTGAGTGGCTTCTTCCCAACGACCACAAACAGAATTGCACGCATCAATGTTACAAAGAAAGTTTCGGCATagtcaaatgtatttttacaataAATTTACACCTATGAGTCCTGCAAAGAGAAGACAGATGAGCAAGAAATCAAGCCCTCCAGCTTTCACTCATCATTTACCTTTCTACAGCTCTGCGGATGTGTGCTATCCAGgaattcctctcctcttttgAGCTTGTGTGAATTTCATACATTTCTGGTCCTTTTAAGGAAGCGCTAATTAAGAACATTGCCTTTTCATCATTAGCTACCTCTCTTACAATCAACTTTTGCAATGAGATAACTGGTTGTTTAGAGTCCTGTAaaacaaaatacaatttattGTGCTACATATATACATTCTTTAGGGTTCATGCTGCCTAGCTCCCTCTGTCTTCCTACTTCTACGGGGTCACCACCAGCCGTAATATCGCAACACTAACTTCATTGCTATGGCCTCTTCATGGGACACTTTTGACATTGTTATTTTTTACTCATTAACCATAGATCAAAACATGGAATGAAGAATGTACATGTCAAAATCAAGAGGTGTTGGTACCTGATTGACTATTAAAGCATGTATCAATATAAACATCTGAGGATTCCCACTGGGACCCAGAAGTCAAGAACAGGCTCAAAACGAGGCAaaaccaaaattttaaaaagaaaataaaaaccttaaCGACACATCTGAAGTGGAAGAAGAGAATAAAAGTGTTAGAAGTTCTAAGTTGGCAAGttagctaaaaaagaaaaacgtAACACAGAGGTGTTACAGTGTGCCTTCAGGCCCTGTAAATAATAATACAAGGTGACAGATAGTATATTGTATAACTCAGGATTAACTGGATTAGCTGTCAGTCTTTGCAGTGAAAACAAATTTACAGGAGGGATATTAGTTACTAAAAGCCTATCCATGCTTCATACAGCATAGGTCCAATATATGTAGCCTAGAAAGATTCTTCCCAGAAGAAAACGGCTCTTTCTAACTGCTGAACCGTCACAGGAACATCTGGGGTGATGGTACAAAAACTGAACTGTGAAACAGGCATCAGGAACACCAGGTTTTGCCAACTTCTCTGAGCAGCTGTACTGCAATTCAAGCCATGAACAGAGGTCACTGGAAAAACAGATCCATCTGCTCCTCTCGCTTGATTTACTGTCAGAGAAATGATATCtaaatttcaaaataaactgtATACATACAAAAATGCAAAAACCTGATCAGTCTGTAACTGTAGAGCATGTTACTGGAGGGGGAAACAACCCCACTGTGTAGCAGAGATCAGCTTTGGGGACTGTCATAAGCAACTGTATGATATGTGCTCACAGAGAAGTTACTAGGGGCCATATAAACCAGGGCATGACCTCGCAGTGGAACAGCTACACTGACTAAGAACATGCATGCATGCTCTGATTTCTTGGGAACAATGCTTTAGCCTCGATGTAAGCTACTCACACTTATCTCAAAGCAACAGCAGTCATATGGAAAACTGCCCCAGCAGTCGAGACACTGTACATTCACAGTATGTTTCAGTATGTTGTTCCCCTCTATGAACCTACTCTTCTGCTCATAGCTCAGATGCGTTTTGGAAAACAGGGCAGAATTAGCCTATCGGAGTCAATGTCACAAAATGAACTATTGTTCAAAGATTCACCTAATGCTGTTCAAGAGCAAACAACTTCCAGCCATCCTGATTCGTGAAAGTATCCCCATTGTGTGCATTAGAAGATGGTTAATTTGAAAAGCAGTTGCTTTTACAGCCCTGAGGTCACTAAAATAGATTTTGCCATTAGAACTCAGCTCTAATGTTAATgtcttgaaaaaaatacatcCAAGAAAACAATTACATAAAATAGTTTTCTGTTACTGGTTCTATTACAGCCATAACTGAACTAGATCAGGACAAAATGTACACCATTAACTGCTCTGAGGATACCTGTGGAAATGCCCTAGAAAAGCAAGTGAATCCACTGGGTGCTCTAGAGTGCTGCAGTAACTGCATTTGCATTTAGATCTTATTACATTTAGTTCGGGAAAGGTCTCTGCCCCCAGTAAATCTTAGGCTACTACAACCACGGTTACCATGTTCCTAACCGAAATGGAAGATTCTTTCCCTGCACATTAACAAACAGAAGCAGACCCTACTTGCAAGTGCCTTTTCAAAGCACAGTTCTAGCATGTTTAACATACATGACTTGTATCAAATAGCAGCCTGACAAAGTTCAGTAAAAGGGAAAGTCACAGCACAAGAAACAGAGAAGCAGTGAACCTCACAACATGCTCATGGCATCAGAAAACCACAGGAGATCCGGCAGCTAGAACTGGCTGATGCAAGAGATCACTATTTTGCACTAAGAGACAGTGGGAGGGATTCAACAAGTACCAGAACTGCTTCAGAAAGAATGATTCCACAATAGTTGGCTGGTTTATTAACTTAATTTTCCTTCTGAACCTACCATAATAAGTATCTAACATCTCTATTTCTTCTGCAGTTACTGTCACTTTCATAAATACTCTAAGTGAATGTATTAAATAAGGAGAACAATACCTACCACTGATGCAAATGTATATTTTTGGTCCTTTTCTTGTAAGAGCAACAGTACATCAGTTAACAGGACTGCCAGAATATCTACAGCAAcaacagaggggggaaaaaaaaaaaaagattttaaaagcagaaagactGGTCCAGACTCAAAAATCACTTGACTTAAACTTCCTGTGGGTCAGGGAATAGCACATCAACGTTGGCACTACTGGGTTTGCTACTGCCTTCCACCTGGTTTGTCCAGAGACAGCTTGCAGTCGTGCAGAACCAGCACAATACAAACAGAGCTGATTTAAAGCTTGAAAACACCTACATAGGCATCCTGCACACTGACTCAAACGCTCACGAGGGAACGTGTCTCCCTCAACAGCAGATTCTTCTGCAACTGCACACATTCACAGTACCACCTACTCTTGgctgcattttgtgtgccacTGAAGCTTCTCCCTGAACACTTGAGCACTGAAGCTGTTAAAATATTCACGGATGGCCGCTGTTTTGATTTTCTGGCAAAACAAACATTATGCAGAATGAAGCTGTCACGGGGTTGACGACAACTTTTCGAGGTGTGAACCCGAGCTCGCACAAGATAATGCCTTCCCACAGGAGACTAAGTCAGTGTGACTCAAAGCTTTGTCATCTATCTCAAGACCTCCTTCTTGAATTGGAAAGCAGATCAGACAGATAATAAGCAAACAGCGTAAGGAACTTATCATGCACCATTATAGAGATGCTTATTGGACAAGCCAAGAATAGAACAAGTGCTATTTCCTCCAGCATCCAATTGAACAAGCAGGTTATTGTAATCTTATTTTATACTCAATCGATCAGTAATAAACAGTTACtaaaaaaagaggttttaaaaaaaaaaaatcttgtttcctAGTTGTACTTTTCCCCCTCCCGGTGCTCTACCTTTGAGTCGCCCCGATGCGGCTTTCCAGTACAGCATCCCATCCAGCAGAAGCCGCCTCTGCCCCATGTCCTCCTTCCGGAAGAAAAGCCCATTCTTGCATTTCACAGACGATTTTAGTTCCATTTTATGCATAATCTCTTTAAGGCGCTGCCCCTTCTCGCACTCATTTACCATGGCATCTACATGAGTGATTGTGTCCTTAATTAAACTAAGGGCCTGGGTCAGATCTTCATAATCTCTAGTTCCAGCTGAGAGAAAAGAGTAGCAGTCAGTCACGTTTTCAACTCCGGAATGCAAGATATGAGCCACCCAAACACACTGTAACAAGAAGGTTCCATACTGAACATCTAACAGTATTTCCTAAGagcttaaatttaaaaataaaacaaaataaaatatcccAAAGCTATAAATCTCTAATGAACTGACAGGCTTAACTACTATGGTTTTGAGGTTGCAGACTTGAAACTGAACACTGCTCTAGACCCTCTGATGAGGTGAGACTGATCAGGGTCTGCATCTAGAAAGGGAAGCTAACAAAGAAGCATGAAAGCAGGAATAAGGCAGTACCAGCCTGTCCCTCCTTGTCTGAGGAAAGAACACGCAaaacacaggagaaaaaggaTCAGCAGACAACTGTGAGGTTTCTAGGAAAGAATGAACAACCTACCTTCTGTATTCTGAATAATACGTTCCACCAAGACTGGATATTTGGTGATGCGCTGTGTAACTAGCAGGATACACTCCTGAACACCAAGTCTCCTTACAATGGAACAGTTGCCAATTTTCTGGAAAAGACGACAGGCTCATCACATCCACTGTATCTATCGCTCTTCTAACTCCCTCACCCCTCCATTCACACGTTCTCTGTCTCaaaacatttttgtacaattaGGCGTAGCACCACAAAATTAGCTGCACTCTTTTACTAAAGCTAAACTCCTGATAACACCAAAGAATTGCTTTTattactagaaaaatattttaggtaTTCTTTCCAACTACTGTTAACTAAAGCTGGAAccaagcagagaaagttccaaaTCTGAACTGTTTGACTGCCTATTTGCTGACTGATTGCCTTGTATAATAGGATCAGTCCTTAAATACATAagtgatatatttttaaaaccagaGTCCACCACCTAACAGCCAAATTAGGTCAATTATGAATAAACTAAGTGTTTCTTTTACCACTATATGTTCACCAGCAGGCTGACCTACAGAAACACATTTCTGTTTAGAAAGGGAAGACTGCAAAGCAGAATCCCAACAGTTAGTCTGACTGCAGGTACAGAACCCTGGCAGAAAAATACAGTACCAAGATCTTTCTTTACAAGGACTGtggctatttattttaaaaacttactCTGGTCACTTCTTTAGTTCCTTGACAGTAAAGGGTTCTCACTTTAAAAGACGCCTAGTTAAGAAGAGCTGTAAGTATAGAGCCCTGTTGGAAAGTTCACACAGTATCACTTACTGAGGACTGGAAAATGAGAATACTTAGGACTGTGCAAAGCCTCCTGAGATTCAGGTTACACGCTTCCAATTCGGCTGTGTCTCTTCAGTCCTTCCTATTAATTGCACATTACAGTGTACAGCAGAAAACCAAACACCCCCGGAGCCAATCTTCTGGTTTTGGAAAGATAATGCAGTGGGCAAAACTAGACTAAGAGCGCCTGCTTTTTCTGCAGTAGTTCATCAACAGCATTTATCATTGATTTAATTTATTATCAAGCCAATTTACAAAGACAGTGATAGAGCAGACCAGTCAGTGAATAGAACAAATCCTCTACTTCCCAGTCCTCTGTGCTCTCAAGAGCCTGCCTCAAATTTAATACCTGTGCCAAACAGCTCAAAAGATCTAAAGTACAAGAAGCTAACAATCCATCAAATAGCAAGAACACGCCTCTAACCCTGCTCATTCAAATTTACGAGATgtcaaagcacaaaataaaacctAAAGCAGTCAAGTATATTTTGCACAGTCAACAATGCAGAATTCTGGTTGTTGTTTACCTTTATTAAATTTTGGAACTTCTTATTGCTTTGGAGCAGGTCTTTATAGTGACTAACAGCTTCATTGTGTCCACAACAGAACACAccgtatttttctttcattctctccCCATTTTCACCTGAAAACTAACCggaaaaataagaaggaaagaCACGAATCATTAAGAGTAAACCTACCTCCACTGTAAGACCCAGGTTTAACACGGTCTCATGGTAACTGATTTCTGAGACATTTCTGCAGTATTTCAATTCCCTCTGTGCCAGAAATGAGATCTATACAGTGTGACATCTGAGAGCTTGGAATACCACAAGATAACCAAACATTAAATGATGGTAGTCATTAGGAgaatttttaaaaggatttctGGCCCTCTGCACTTAAAAAGACTGAGGACTGTAAAAGGTGAAGGGCAAAAAATGGTCAGGATATAGGAAACAAATTGTTGCATCCACTCCACACCAGAATGGGTGCTAACGCTGTAATGAGTTCAAAGGATcttcactgcatttttaaaaggtcATAACCAAGAAGCTCGGCATTAAATGAAGAGAGCCACGTTTGGGATGGACACCAGGAATATATTACTTTTGGAACAGATGAAAAATAGAATCAAACCATCTGCAGCCTCATATCCCACAACACGCATACGCACGTGCCCAAAGAGCATTTAATGAACATTTCATATTAAATCCTGGGAGTCATGTTCACACATTACACTGGGAAGATTATCTCACACCCAGTATTAAATCAATCTTTACATAACATAACTTTAACCTTACAGtaaggtttttaaaaattatagtgTCAACAACGTTGGTAGAATTCAATTCACACCTGTTTTACCAAGAGGTCTCCAATGTTCTGGATGATGTAATTTCGGTCACTGCCTTCTTCCAAGGATTCCTTTCGTCGCTCCTTTAATTGGAGCAGAAATTGCCCATGCATCTCCAGCAGCTCATCCACACAGGGGAAGAGCTTGTTGATGACTGCATTTGGGAACTGCAGTTCCTCTCTCATGGCTTTGGAGTATACTTTCAGCATTATTTTCAGTGTCCTAACATGGTGCATTTCAGTCTGCATTAGCTCTGGGCAAggggaaattaaaaacaaacaaacaaaccagaagaCATTTACAGCTGCGCAGTGACTAGTGAAATATAGAAGAGCAGGCTCCGAAAGCCACCATCTTTTGCACCACCTTCTTCACCACAATCTGTGCATCCTTGATGTGAAGCTCCTCAGTTTGCCCTGTTCATCTCCCAACCAAAGACTGACTGGCCCTACTTATTTAACGACATCTCCCCATTTCAGCTGAGCTATTCCCTAATGGTATTGCTGGGCTTTGCTGCTTACACAGGCAGACTGAAAACTATGGGTTGCTTAAAATCATTAATAGGAGCACTTTTGCACACTACAACAGGTAACAGACTTGAAGATCTTCACTCAACTTCAGTTTTCAAGCACAGCTCAAAGTGGGAGCCAGTAAAAATGATTTCTGCCTTGTTTCAAAACAGTGGCACTATGAAAAAGTTGTAagaataacaaaaataacaaatacacTTACCATAAATGACATCTTGCCTCTTTATAATgtctttcttttgcctttttgcaTAAGACTGTTCCACTGCAACACTCCAAGACTCTGCCTCGAACTCATGAGCATCTGTTTCTATTTCATTTCGGAAGGATACAGAACATGCATCTAGACCAAAAGCACATTCAGtttctattattattaatttgtTTTCCACCATATCCCTCATTTCCATCATTAACAACAGCAAAAGTAAAAACATCTCAGTGCTGCTTTAAAACCGTGTAAGAAATTGCACAAATATcctgaaaagcacagaaattcCATACCTTCCAGAAAAATGGAGTCTGCTGTTGAAGGTGCAAGCGAGACAACATCATCTGAAGTCTGCTTAAATTTTATAAAGCCCGAATCCCCTTCATCCATGTCTCCTGAAATTAGtctaaatggccaaagaaattagACCAAGGGACCAAAACAGaacataaacacttttttttaagttgcttgaccaaaaaaaaaaaaatattcgtCTAGTTTAACAGGCATCTTTCCTAAACTAATGTGCAATTAGCTTCAAATATATAAAAACTATCATTGCACTCCAACTTTGAACAGTCAAATCAATTTAGCAACTCCATCACTGAAATATTACAGTTTTAATTAGAGCAGCACGAGCAAGTTTGTAACCTCTGGTATGACATTTTACAAGACATCACCTGGTGACAAGCCCAGCCAGTTCAGAGTACAAAGGGCACTTTGACTGAGAAGGGAGCATAACTATGGCACATAAAAAGTAAATAACTACTTAAAACAGCAGATAGCATTCAATTTGTTTACTATTTTAATCAAGGTATCCTACAATTTAAAACACTGCTGTCTCCTACACTAGTCTGAAATAGCAGGACCTAGAATAACTGAACTCAGAATGAGATTACCGAATTTCAACAAGTCTGAAGACAGATATACCCATGCAACCCATAATCTAGACAGAGATACTCAAATACTGCCCTATTTTATATGATATCTTTCACAACAGAGGGACTAAAGATAAGGTGAtttaaaccaaaaaacaaacagcttactgttcagggaaattaatttcagCATTAAAATCTCAGTTTATCTCTTTTGAGCTTGACAGACAAAGTGAGTTCTTGCTTCAGttcagaaattgtttttcttttcacatgGGGGGAAGCAGATGCTAGTGAATTAGAACAGAAGCAATTTACTTACCCAAATTTATTAACAGTTCCAGCAGTATTCAGTGAAGAGTGAGAATTTCCTCTTTGGGCGATAGTCATACCGAGATTCCGTGACAGTACTGGGGTGCCATCCGGTCCCAGGAGAAGACTTCGGGGCTGCTCCTTCAGAGAAGCAGCTAGAGAGGCAAAAATTGAATTGGTACTCAGAAAATGAGGCGTACACTGCAGATCGCCTGCTCTCAAGCCTCTCTCTGAATGTGGACGGAGAACAGACAGGATCTTGGATGTCAAGAGCTCATTGTCCAAAAAAACATTCTCATTCCATTTTCTCGAAAAGGAACCACAAAAAGACAGCTCGGGATGAGCTGGAATCGCATTGCTTCTGCCGCTGCTTTTTGAATTTGTATTCCCCATGCTCACTACTGGCTGCCCTCAGACTTGGCACAGTAAAGTGGCCCCAGAGATGCACTGTTTTTATACTACCTGTGATCCTTCTAGAAATGTAAAGCTGCCACTTAACTTACTGTATTGGCTAAATCAGCAGGTCTGAAGTGCAGGAAATTGGTCCCTACTGTGCCCATTTAGTGTGGAAATTGCAAAGTATCTTCTCCTTTAGTAAAACACCAGAACCTACACACAATTATTCACACCCTACCGTATAAGGGCACAGAACATTTCATGGCAAGCAAGAAAAATCTGAGACCACATAAAAACCGCAAGTTCTTTGCAATGCTTATTGCTACAGAGTGATTTAtatctgcatgcacacacactgaaAGTAACAGCCACCAGagctaaatttaattttaatactgcagctttttaatgctttttaaatcTAGACAGACTGTGAACTGGAAAGATATTTAAAACTTTAATCACTATTACACAATACATGGAAGCCTGTAATAGACTTATAAAAAATGCATACAATTATTTAGGACTAATGTCTGTAATGAATGATAAGGAACAGGGGACAAAATACATCCTTTTGAAAAAGGAACTTCAGGGAAATCAAAGATGAAGAATGAGCCAGACAATCTTTAAAACTGGTCACTGACAAGGTCTGCAGCTGCTCTTTATTCAAAGTGCTTTTAAGGACACGGGAGTGCAAGAGATCTCATGGATCCTTGAACCCAGGACTCTGCCACTGCAACGAAGCTTTGTCTTACACCCAGACCGAACTCCTCTTCCCGTACTCTCTCTGGGGGGCTGCTTTGGGACCTTGCTGTTGTAGCAGTTCAAGAGGGTCTCCAGTTCCCAGCCAAGGCTTACGCATTGCTAATTTACAGCTTTTCTTGTAAAAACAATGGTGTCTACCCATCTGCCAAAGTTCTCCTTTCTTAGTCTGCAGCCCTGAGCGTACCTCCACTAACAATCATCTCTCCTTCCACTTCTGCCTTGCTCAATCAAACACAGCTAAATCAAGGTACTCATGTTTCTTCTCCTAAAACAGGTTTTTCCACATTTCTTGATATCCCATACTCTACATCTGCTTGTCTCTCGCTTCATCTTCCCTGAAACAGTTGCCTAGAATCATACTAGGGCTGCAGGGGAGGTTTCATCAATGACATTTAATAGAAATTATATCACTGCATCTTTTCCTGCTGGAAATCCCTTTCCCGATACTTCTTTGCATTTGAAATCTCTTGGCTACACACATAGTGCATTCTCAGTCTACAACAAACTGGGTAAACTGAGTC contains these protein-coding regions:
- the ARHGEF18 gene encoding rho guanine nucleotide exchange factor 18 isoform X1, translated to MTIAQRGNSHSSLNTAGTVNKFGLISGDMDEGDSGFIKFKQTSDDVVSLAPSTADSIFLEDACSVSFRNEIETDAHEFEAESWSVAVEQSYAKRQKKDIIKRQDVIYELMQTEMHHVRTLKIMLKVYSKAMREELQFPNAVINKLFPCVDELLEMHGQFLLQLKERRKESLEEGSDRNYIIQNIGDLLVKQFSGENGERMKEKYGVFCCGHNEAVSHYKDLLQSNKKFQNLIKKIGNCSIVRRLGVQECILLVTQRITKYPVLVERIIQNTEAGTRDYEDLTQALSLIKDTITHVDAMVNECEKGQRLKEIMHKMELKSSVKCKNGLFFRKEDMGQRRLLLDGMLYWKAASGRLKDILAVLLTDVLLLLQEKDQKYTFASVDSKQPVISLQKLIVREVANDEKAMFLISASLKGPEMYEIHTSSKEERNSWIAHIRRAVESCPDEEGETFNEPEEERRLAEARAAKLKDFQERLNVEDDLIMQSLIEKQQIYLEMAEMNGFEDHSQGSRSRQLLRGDISENLQGEALLKSAVTEAENLQNLIFTHFGSGSCQPEDGSGSGLPRRAETFGGYDSSPSISNKSGSFRKSSGGDQRQGDWRGPAVCSDVQLHDLPSDAEEGSQTSDVARLDDSSAFQPALESELVQRIQTLLQLLFSLQAVISQQDSYIEVQRATMVDREKQYRLQSTRGNLLLEQEKQRNFEKQREEMMNVQKLQSQLKLEQQRLERERSRQQREFESTEAQLQEREEETRQLRQKLNQEREELERQREAYQHDLERLREAQRAVEKEKERLDQLRKLKKQNTVSGTFSPEMGQNQMLGHSVSFNGEGMEPSLPVLKNSVRVSVSGMDYLERPDLVRRDSTTLENRPVLALKNEVPIHLLSATNQIQKPAAVQQQIPTKLATFTKGSKEKGGKSKASHRTDSSASVDQKQLLPSRLVGREEGVLRGRRSASPVLPSSQTTALQPELYGPTDAQPEALSSASANLFKPNSVHVQTLVTSQPSLLNVQDDTSKEDVIFF